A genomic window from Brachyspira sp. SAP_772 includes:
- the yidC gene encoding membrane protein insertase YidC, with the protein MSNNKRMILAVALSGVILFAYMFYQAKTIKPVANENIQTNNTNQNNNIENQNVLLNTSEIQKVDYITNDSLTNDTTETLENDYVIATFKNGSLFSYKLKNYYKQDSEITNEIVDMVEQVYEGIYPFTLTFQNLSNSIALPNIFNYYSVKENNTITYVADASLEGNPIRIKKTFAFGEDPYQLTNTVTIENLGEKDLSMYYSYFLGTGIGPYRTEKNAVREDATKAQYLIKGNGKSKVLLTGDIVKENIFSKLFGFGNGAKTNNVRYNIYEGQDKWVALNNRYFAIISSPAQSNAKFETMTFSRPVTNEYRNDFHVANLISEHNIKSGSSVVDTYSVYIGPKVRRIFSKYYLEESYESIFQESFLGLNLRPLTYILDVILNVLYGFTKSYAWAIILFTLLFKIVTYPLNHASYKSMRKMQLANPKIERIREQYKDNPEKLNAEIMNIYKKEKINPLGGCLPMLLPFPLLIAFFYLMQSMVELRNTPFLWITDLSSPDRLFVFPASIPILGGFNFNLFPILMAVTSYVSMKIQPSSSAGASGQAAMQMKMMTTIFPLMMLFMFYNFASGLALYWTAQNIFGVIQQFITSKLLNKNDSNNETVVEEKYTKKRNAKKKRK; encoded by the coding sequence ATGAGTAATAACAAGAGAATGATTTTAGCCGTTGCACTTTCTGGAGTAATCTTGTTTGCATATATGTTCTATCAGGCTAAAACAATTAAACCCGTAGCAAATGAAAATATACAAACTAACAATACAAATCAAAATAATAATATTGAAAATCAAAACGTATTATTAAATACTTCAGAAATACAAAAAGTTGATTATATAACTAATGATAGTTTAACTAATGATACTACTGAAACATTAGAAAATGATTATGTTATAGCTACATTTAAAAATGGTTCTTTGTTTTCATATAAACTTAAAAATTATTATAAACAAGATTCTGAGATAACAAATGAAATTGTTGATATGGTAGAGCAGGTTTATGAAGGTATATATCCTTTTACTCTAACTTTTCAAAACCTATCAAACTCTATAGCTTTACCTAATATTTTTAATTATTATTCTGTGAAAGAAAATAATACTATTACATATGTGGCAGATGCTTCTTTAGAGGGAAATCCTATAAGAATAAAAAAGACTTTTGCTTTTGGTGAAGACCCTTATCAATTAACTAATACAGTAACTATAGAAAATCTTGGAGAAAAAGATCTATCTATGTATTATTCTTATTTTTTGGGTACTGGTATTGGGCCTTATAGGACTGAGAAAAATGCTGTGAGAGAAGATGCTACAAAGGCACAGTATTTAATAAAGGGTAATGGTAAGTCAAAAGTTCTTCTTACTGGGGATATAGTTAAAGAAAATATATTCTCAAAATTGTTCGGTTTTGGTAATGGTGCTAAAACTAATAATGTTAGATACAATATTTATGAAGGTCAGGATAAATGGGTGGCTTTAAATAATAGATATTTTGCTATTATTTCTAGCCCCGCACAGTCTAATGCTAAGTTTGAAACTATGACTTTTTCTAGGCCTGTTACTAATGAATATAGAAATGATTTCCATGTTGCTAATTTAATATCTGAGCATAATATAAAATCTGGTTCTTCAGTTGTAGACACTTATTCTGTTTATATAGGACCAAAGGTAAGAAGAATATTCTCTAAGTATTATCTTGAAGAGTCTTATGAATCAATATTCCAAGAATCTTTCTTAGGGCTTAATTTAAGACCTTTAACTTATATATTAGATGTTATTTTGAATGTTTTATATGGTTTTACTAAGAGTTATGCTTGGGCGATAATATTATTTACTTTACTATTTAAAATTGTTACTTATCCGCTTAACCATGCTTCATATAAATCCATGAGAAAGATGCAGCTGGCTAATCCTAAAATAGAACGTATTAGAGAGCAGTATAAAGATAATCCTGAAAAATTAAATGCTGAAATAATGAATATTTATAAGAAAGAGAAAATTAATCCTTTGGGCGGATGTTTACCTATGCTTTTACCTTTCCCGCTTCTTATAGCATTTTTCTATTTGATGCAGTCTATGGTAGAGCTTAGAAATACTCCTTTCTTGTGGATTACAGATTTATCTTCTCCAGATAGGTTATTTGTATTTCCAGCATCTATACCTATTTTGGGCGGTTTTAATTTCAATTTATTCCCTATACTTATGGCTGTTACAAGTTATGTTAGTATGAAGATACAGCCTTCTTCTTCTGCAGGTGCTTCTGGACAGGCTGCTATGCAGATGAAGATGATGACTACTATATTCCCGCTTATGATGCTTTTTATGTTCTACAATTTTGCAAGCGGTTTGGCTTTATATTGGACAGCACAGAATATTTTTGGGGTAATTCAGCAATTTATAACTTCAAAACTTTTAAATAAAAATGATTCTAATAATGAAACGGTTGTTGAAGAAAAATATACTAAAAAAAGAAATGCAAAAAAGAAAAGAAAATAG
- the rnpA gene encoding ribonuclease P protein component, translated as MSDVNQSLNGNTNLINDREKNKRVSFRLYRKEKLKNKKDIICFFNKNDNSNLLKYSNYFFTMLVKQNNRSYSRFVVTIKRNKANAVKRNRVKRIVREIYRTEKTNIPLGYDYFIIINRYISRSFLDYKKELMKLFNRI; from the coding sequence ATGAGTGATGTTAATCAATCATTAAATGGTAATACTAATCTGATTAATGATCGGGAAAAAAATAAGAGAGTATCATTTAGATTATATCGTAAAGAAAAACTTAAAAATAAAAAAGATATAATTTGTTTTTTTAATAAAAATGATAATTCTAATTTGCTAAAGTATAGTAATTATTTTTTTACTATGCTTGTAAAGCAAAATAATCGTTCTTATTCTAGATTTGTTGTAACAATAAAAAGAAATAAAGCTAATGCTGTAAAAAGAAATAGGGTGAAAAGAATTGTTAGAGAAATCTATAGAACAGAAAAAACTAATATACCTTTAGGGTATGACTATTTTATCATTATTAATAGATACATTTCCCGTTCATTTTTGGATTATAAAAAAGAGTTAATGAAGTTGTTTAATAGGATTTAG
- a CDS encoding copper homeostasis protein encodes MKRIFLLFIVFILAISCSNKTEKNESAAMPNEAQLTSKTTYFEGDFVYYADSAIFSNYAEMKNYPVAMEGEYINLEREYTAFNFAEPTKVNLKVEGYLENRAGMEEGTTNKYLIVTKIIGFDTNKTTPLFTE; translated from the coding sequence ATGAAGAGAATATTTTTACTATTTATAGTATTTATTTTAGCTATTTCTTGCTCTAATAAAACAGAAAAGAATGAAAGTGCTGCTATGCCAAATGAAGCACAATTAACTTCAAAGACTACTTATTTTGAAGGAGATTTTGTTTATTACGCTGATTCTGCCATATTTAGTAACTATGCAGAGATGAAAAATTATCCTGTAGCTATGGAAGGGGAGTATATTAATTTAGAGAGAGAATATACTGCTTTTAATTTTGCTGAGCCTACTAAAGTTAATCTTAAAGTAGAAGGTTATTTGGAAAATAGGGCAGGTATGGAAGAAGGCACTACCAACAAATATTTAATAGTTACAAAGATTATAGGATTTGATACTAATAAAACTACTCCTTTATTTACTGAATAA
- the murD gene encoding UDP-N-acetylmuramoyl-L-alanine--D-glutamate ligase encodes MLNKEYINYLEKQNILILGATLRSGVSIANVLYDINCNNNINIKYALSDSKTKEELKTSIEALKDKNIKLHFGKQDINVLEDITLIIMSPGVPQSIDIVKEAKKRSIKVIGEIEFAYNLIPDRNYISVTGTDGKTTTVNLIYSIISSYKKARLLGNVGNTFSKEVESIEKDEDIVLELSSFQLETVYNFHSHISVILNIAEDHLDRYDDIEDYFNTKKNITKNQNGDDFLILNYDNYYTNIYYNELIKTKDLAFNVLTFSTKCKEANLYYNSEDECLYYNNEKLFSIAKRQLLGMHNIENILASVLVCLKDNIPVEYIDKAVNNFKSIEHRLEFVREIDGVRYINDSKATSMSAVMSALKAFDKDIILIMGGRNKGIDFKPLKSIIEERVKKLILTGEASDDLNNMIEVSNKIIVRDFTEAFNYAKEIAVKGDTVLLSPGCASFDSFKNYEERGKYFKSLVNELNTF; translated from the coding sequence ATGCTTAATAAAGAATATATAAACTATTTAGAAAAACAAAATATATTAATACTAGGTGCTACATTAAGAAGCGGAGTTAGTATTGCCAATGTTTTGTATGATATAAATTGCAATAATAATATTAATATTAAATATGCTCTAAGTGATAGTAAAACAAAAGAAGAATTAAAAACAAGTATAGAAGCATTAAAAGATAAAAATATAAAATTACACTTTGGAAAGCAAGATATAAATGTTTTAGAAGATATTACATTGATAATAATGTCTCCCGGAGTGCCTCAAAGCATAGATATAGTGAAAGAGGCTAAAAAAAGAAGTATAAAAGTTATAGGGGAGATAGAGTTTGCTTATAATTTAATTCCAGATAGAAATTATATATCAGTAACAGGTACAGATGGCAAAACTACTACAGTTAATTTAATTTATAGTATTATAAGTTCCTATAAAAAGGCTAGATTATTAGGCAATGTTGGAAATACTTTTTCTAAAGAAGTTGAAAGTATAGAAAAAGATGAAGATATAGTATTAGAACTTTCTAGTTTTCAGTTAGAAACAGTTTATAATTTTCATTCTCATATTTCTGTTATACTAAATATAGCTGAAGACCATTTAGATAGGTATGATGATATAGAAGATTATTTTAATACCAAAAAAAATATTACTAAAAATCAAAATGGCGATGACTTTTTAATATTGAATTATGACAATTATTATACTAATATATATTATAATGAACTTATAAAAACAAAAGATTTAGCTTTTAATGTATTAACTTTTTCTACTAAATGTAAAGAAGCTAATTTATATTATAACAGTGAAGATGAATGTTTGTATTATAACAATGAAAAATTATTTTCTATAGCAAAAAGACAACTTCTTGGAATGCATAACATAGAAAATATTTTAGCTTCTGTTTTGGTGTGTTTAAAAGATAATATACCAGTAGAATATATAGATAAAGCTGTTAATAATTTTAAAAGCATAGAGCATAGATTAGAGTTTGTAAGAGAAATTGACGGAGTAAGATATATAAATGATTCTAAGGCAACATCAATGAGTGCTGTTATGAGTGCTTTGAAAGCGTTTGATAAAGACATCATACTCATTATGGGTGGAAGAAATAAGGGTATAGATTTTAAACCTTTAAAGTCGATTATAGAAGAGAGAGTAAAAAAACTTATTCTCACAGGTGAAGCATCTGACGATTTAAACAACATGATAGAGGTTTCTAATAAAATTATTGTGAGAGATTTCACAGAAGCGTTTAATTATGCTAAAGAAATAGCTGTAAAAGGAGATACTGTTTTGCTTTCACCGGGATGTGCAAGTTTTGATAGTTTTAAAAATTATGAAGAGAGAGGAAAATATTTTAAAAGTTTAGTTAATGAATTGAATACTTTTTAA
- the rpmH gene encoding 50S ribosomal protein L34, giving the protein MKRTYQPSKLRRARKFGFFKRMATKHGRDVLKRRRRKGRYRLTSADE; this is encoded by the coding sequence ATGAAACGTACTTATCAGCCAAGTAAGTTGCGTCGTGCTAGGAAATTTGGTTTTTTTAAACGTATGGCAACAAAGCACGGTAGAGATGTATTAAAACGTAGAAGAAGAAAGGGTAGATATCGTTTAACTTCTGCCGATGAGTGA
- the jag gene encoding RNA-binding cell elongation regulator Jag/EloR yields MLVKEFSGKSERDAINNALTELNLTEDQVRVEVIDKGKRSILGIGEDSPTIIRVFYEELANDLNEFQEIMATVLKYMGINAEVTVKEETEKRIYIDISTEDSGVLIGKKGNTLEALQFIISLIASKKFGDDNERHIILDVDGYRDRREETLKHMARQAAQQAKRTRRTVSLEPMSPYERRIIHLELQNDQDVETKSDGEPPYRSVRVYSKKKGGYNNKRYNDKGGYNKSYYRNR; encoded by the coding sequence ATGTTAGTAAAAGAGTTTAGTGGCAAATCTGAGAGAGACGCTATTAATAATGCCCTTACAGAACTTAATCTTACAGAGGATCAAGTTAGAGTAGAGGTGATAGACAAAGGTAAAAGGAGTATTCTTGGAATAGGAGAAGATTCGCCCACTATTATAAGAGTTTTTTATGAAGAATTGGCTAATGATTTGAATGAGTTTCAAGAAATTATGGCCACTGTTTTAAAATATATGGGTATTAATGCTGAAGTAACTGTAAAAGAAGAAACTGAAAAAAGAATATATATAGATATTTCTACAGAAGATTCTGGAGTTTTAATTGGTAAAAAAGGAAATACTTTAGAGGCTTTACAGTTCATAATATCATTAATAGCTTCTAAAAAATTTGGCGATGATAATGAGAGACATATTATATTAGATGTTGATGGATATAGAGACAGACGTGAAGAGACTTTAAAGCATATGGCTCGTCAAGCTGCACAGCAAGCTAAAAGAACTAGAAGAACTGTTTCACTTGAGCCTATGTCTCCTTATGAAAGAAGAATAATACACTTAGAATTACAAAATGACCAAGATGTAGAAACTAAAAGTGATGGTGAACCGCCATATAGAAGTGTTAGAGTTTATTCTAAAAAGAAAGGCGGATACAATAATAAAAGATATAATGATAAGGGCGGATATAATAAATCCTATTACAGAAATAGATAA
- a CDS encoding polysaccharide pyruvyl transferase family protein yields MKNNSIDILNKIECTGCSVCEKVCPHNAIEMIETKEGFRYPLIDEDRCTNCGLCVKKCHALNDNFKTNFKQEIYDVRASDDIRMKSSSGGMFTILANYVLENNGYVCGAAFTKDWLGVEHIIINNEQDLDKLRGSKYIESSLRNTFLEIKKLLNEKKQVLFSGCPCQVSALYSYLGKDYDNLITVDLLCNSIVPQKVWKKYLKELFTDEEIKNIEYVSFRDKEKFGWNADHKIYIKWDNREYISRGCYDIYIQSFLKHISVKEECLRCKYRKYERVGDISIGDYWGVKDNDNKGVGLTLINSKKAKYIFDIINSSFTYKNVTSIKPSNGGINGKIKVLGNRKYFFDNFDKESLKELFLNYDKFDICLVGFWFANNYGAILTYYALYKLLENLGFSILVLDTLDKDANMYNYYSKGIAREFAEKYYVNIFDNINKESLHELNNKCDMFITASDQLWNNFLSRDMVSDYSKYIYFLEFVENSKKKIAISTSVGDDNQKLYSDYVYNQTVKYYLSLFDYISIREKKTVNFFNENLNIKSDFVLDPVFLIDRKEYDKLIYNDENISDYIFCYVHSKEKVKEVVNEIALKINKKVIFSNHRSDGFIEKPEEWLSLIKNASCIITDGFHGTCFSIIYNKPFLCLRYDYYESNLNRINSILNLFDIKNRLLPISKDIVNETNAINYELLFYMDYTEINNILEKEKDRSLEWIKNALYSDKKIKDDDYKTNIINILIKENNELKINISKLNKNIIPKLDNRINQISDELIRLNNEKMKLINEIRENRNWIKFFGIYNTNNYIFAYLFGIKFTFRVNENSINKIAWWIPVKKWRESFRSKFKIRPDQTRPDQTRPDQK; encoded by the coding sequence GTGAAAAATAATAGTATAGATATTTTAAATAAAATAGAATGTACTGGTTGTTCTGTTTGTGAAAAAGTATGTCCTCATAATGCTATAGAAATGATAGAGACAAAAGAAGGATTTCGTTATCCTCTAATAGATGAAGATAGATGTACAAATTGCGGTTTGTGTGTAAAAAAATGTCATGCTTTGAATGATAATTTTAAAACCAATTTCAAACAAGAAATATATGATGTTAGAGCTAGTGATGATATAAGGATGAAAAGTTCATCAGGCGGTATGTTTACTATATTAGCTAATTATGTATTGGAAAATAATGGTTATGTATGTGGAGCTGCTTTTACTAAAGATTGGCTTGGAGTTGAGCATATTATAATTAATAATGAACAAGATTTAGATAAATTAAGAGGCTCTAAATATATAGAAAGTAGTTTAAGAAATACTTTTTTAGAAATAAAAAAATTACTTAATGAAAAAAAGCAAGTATTATTTAGCGGATGTCCTTGCCAGGTATCTGCTTTATACTCTTATTTAGGAAAAGATTATGATAATTTAATTACAGTTGATTTGCTTTGTAATAGTATAGTACCTCAAAAAGTTTGGAAAAAGTATTTAAAAGAATTATTTACAGATGAAGAAATTAAAAATATAGAGTATGTTAGTTTTAGAGATAAAGAAAAATTTGGTTGGAATGCTGATCATAAGATATATATTAAATGGGATAATAGAGAATATATATCTAGGGGTTGTTATGATATTTATATACAATCATTTTTAAAACATATATCTGTGAAAGAAGAATGTTTACGTTGTAAATATAGAAAATATGAAAGGGTTGGAGATATTAGTATTGGTGATTATTGGGGTGTAAAAGATAATGATAATAAGGGAGTAGGTCTTACATTAATAAATAGCAAAAAAGCTAAATATATATTCGATATTATAAATAGTTCTTTTACCTATAAGAATGTTACTTCTATAAAACCTTCAAATGGAGGAATAAATGGAAAAATCAAAGTATTAGGGAATAGAAAATATTTTTTTGATAATTTTGACAAAGAGAGTTTAAAGGAATTATTCTTAAATTATGACAAATTTGATATATGTTTAGTAGGTTTTTGGTTTGCTAATAACTATGGTGCTATATTAACATATTATGCTTTATATAAATTATTAGAAAATCTTGGTTTTTCAATATTAGTATTAGATACACTAGATAAAGATGCTAACATGTATAATTATTATAGTAAAGGAATTGCTAGAGAATTCGCTGAAAAATATTATGTTAATATATTTGATAATATAAATAAAGAATCTTTACATGAATTGAATAATAAATGTGATATGTTCATAACAGCTTCGGATCAATTATGGAACAATTTTTTATCTAGAGATATGGTATCTGATTATAGTAAATATATATATTTTTTAGAATTTGTGGAAAATAGCAAGAAAAAGATAGCTATTTCTACTTCTGTAGGTGATGATAATCAAAAATTATACTCAGACTATGTATACAATCAAACTGTGAAATATTATTTATCATTATTTGATTATATTTCCATTAGAGAAAAGAAAACAGTTAATTTTTTTAATGAGAATTTAAATATAAAATCAGATTTTGTATTAGATCCTGTATTTTTAATAGATAGAAAAGAATATGATAAGTTGATTTATAATGATGAAAATATATCGGATTATATTTTTTGTTATGTACATAGTAAAGAAAAAGTGAAAGAAGTTGTTAATGAAATAGCTTTAAAAATAAATAAAAAAGTTATATTTTCAAATCATAGAAGTGATGGTTTTATAGAAAAACCTGAAGAGTGGTTATCTTTAATAAAGAATGCTTCATGTATTATAACAGATGGGTTTCATGGGACGTGTTTTTCTATTATATATAATAAACCTTTTTTATGTTTGCGTTATGATTATTATGAAAGCAACCTAAATAGGATAAATTCTATTTTGAATTTATTTGATATAAAAAATAGACTTTTACCTATCTCTAAAGATATAGTAAATGAAACCAATGCCATTAACTATGAACTTTTATTCTATATGGACTATACCGAAATAAATAATATTTTAGAAAAAGAAAAAGATAGATCTTTAGAATGGATAAAAAATGCTTTGTATTCTGATAAAAAAATAAAAGATGATGATTATAAAACTAATATTATAAATATACTTATAAAAGAAAATAATGAGTTAAAAATTAATATTAGTAAATTAAATAAAAATATAATTCCAAAATTAGATAATAGAATAAATCAGATAAGTGATGAATTGATAAGACTTAATAATGAAAAAATGAAATTAATTAATGAAATTAGAGAAAATAGAAATTGGATAAAATTTTTTGGAATTTATAATACAAATAATTATATTTTTGCATATTTGTTTGGAATAAAATTTACTTTTAGAGTTAATGAAAATAGTATTAATAAAATAGCTTGGTGGATACCAGTAAAAAAGTGGCGTGAAAGTTTTAGGTCTAAATTTAAAATAAGACCAGACCAGACCAGACCAGACCAGACCAGACCAGACCAGAAATAA
- a CDS encoding methyl-accepting chemotaxis protein: MNVHKLIFKIPFIVTVSVIIATISSIIMVSLLASKAMDVIVRNGLESNVLSYNKLVDLWFEDNNNSMVNFSKNNDVINFLQNTNDTVLRLNAEDALKSFADSKNSFLNFIIIDTAGNAILDSSGGNLLGVSINKANEDWKMFEASGYNTGGEDSIEKSLMTGLPTYRLWHGIKDNNGNLIGVLVGNVNWADFVDRFIINFSIGNSGQIVIIDKNKKILAHKDKNKILTTDNYPPYETVIKDKNGIITYKDAKEVYYMSFHNIKNTNWYIIVSMAKSELYAPSRNMVLYAIITAIVVIGVLVSFAILFTKRLISYVNEALRVASIISDGDLTFNIADKYLNRKDEMGYLIRSFDNIRNSMKSIIETANSNIDLTKKTAYSLSYANKDLYNRTNEQIDSLSKTAEATEEISSTIEKSVENANLINKMMIESRDAIEKAGSIIAETAKNTEEAFEYSNKISGLVKFIEDIAFQTNILALNASVEAARAGEQGRGFAVVASEVRNLAQTTQSSVNNITSFINGSNEKVKNATNSANTSRELFADIENKINETTKVIEDMVNTTNEQMAGINNINSAVMNMDSKTQENTSLVYSMQESSQELEKQMEELFNAMSFFKVGPRRLEWTSQYYTHNKIIDEQHKQIIDYANKVHHALYNNDKNEVDEAFKGAIDYTKYHFSEEQKIQMQNKENYPKIKEHFEEHKKFIKAINEEYEAFKTSSNWRNIAEDFSRLLAKLLIEHIGVWDKEFVKTADIKDY, from the coding sequence ATGAATGTTCATAAATTAATATTTAAGATACCTTTTATAGTTACAGTTTCAGTTATAATTGCTACAATATCTAGTATAATTATGGTTTCTCTTTTGGCATCAAAGGCGATGGATGTTATAGTGAGAAATGGGCTTGAGTCGAATGTTTTGTCTTATAATAAGCTTGTTGATTTATGGTTTGAAGATAATAATAATTCTATGGTGAATTTCTCTAAAAATAATGATGTTATTAATTTTCTTCAAAATACAAATGATACTGTTTTAAGATTAAATGCTGAAGATGCATTAAAATCTTTTGCAGATAGTAAAAATTCTTTTTTGAACTTTATCATTATAGATACAGCAGGAAACGCTATTTTAGATTCTTCAGGAGGAAACTTATTAGGAGTATCAATTAATAAAGCAAATGAAGATTGGAAAATGTTTGAAGCTTCTGGATATAATACAGGAGGTGAAGATAGTATAGAAAAATCTCTAATGACAGGGCTTCCAACTTATAGATTATGGCATGGTATAAAAGATAATAATGGTAATTTAATAGGGGTTTTAGTAGGTAATGTAAATTGGGCAGATTTTGTTGATAGATTTATTATCAATTTTAGTATAGGTAATTCTGGTCAAATTGTTATTATAGATAAAAATAAAAAGATATTAGCTCATAAAGATAAAAATAAAATATTGACAACAGATAATTATCCGCCATATGAAACAGTGATAAAAGATAAAAATGGTATCATTACTTATAAAGATGCCAAAGAAGTATATTATATGTCATTTCATAATATAAAAAATACAAATTGGTATATTATAGTTTCTATGGCTAAAAGTGAGTTATATGCTCCTTCAAGAAATATGGTTTTGTATGCCATAATAACTGCTATTGTTGTTATAGGTGTTTTGGTTTCTTTTGCTATTTTATTTACTAAGAGACTTATTTCTTATGTTAATGAAGCATTGAGGGTGGCTAGTATCATATCTGACGGAGATTTAACTTTTAATATAGCTGATAAATATTTAAACAGAAAAGATGAAATGGGCTATTTAATAAGAAGTTTTGACAATATAAGAAATTCTATGAAGAGCATAATTGAAACAGCAAATTCTAATATAGACTTAACTAAAAAAACAGCCTATTCGCTTTCTTATGCCAACAAAGATTTATATAACAGAACAAATGAACAAATAGATTCTTTAAGTAAAACAGCAGAAGCTACAGAGGAGATATCAAGCACTATAGAAAAATCTGTGGAAAATGCTAATTTAATTAATAAGATGATGATAGAGTCAAGGGATGCTATAGAGAAAGCAGGAAGTATCATAGCAGAAACTGCAAAAAATACAGAAGAAGCCTTTGAATATAGTAATAAAATTAGCGGTTTAGTAAAGTTTATAGAAGACATTGCTTTTCAAACTAATATACTTGCCTTAAATGCTTCTGTAGAGGCAGCACGTGCTGGTGAACAAGGAAGAGGGTTTGCAGTTGTAGCTTCTGAAGTTAGAAATTTGGCGCAGACTACACAAAGCTCTGTTAATAATATAACTTCTTTTATTAACGGCAGTAATGAAAAAGTAAAAAATGCTACCAATTCTGCTAATACATCTAGAGAATTATTTGCTGATATAGAAAATAAAATAAATGAAACAACAAAAGTAATAGAAGATATGGTTAATACAACAAATGAACAGATGGCTGGCATTAATAATATCAATAGTGCTGTTATGAATATGGATTCTAAGACTCAAGAAAATACTAGTTTAGTATATTCTATGCAGGAATCTTCTCAGGAACTTGAAAAACAAATGGAAGAATTATTTAATGCTATGAGCTTTTTTAAGGTTGGTCCTCGTAGATTAGAGTGGACTAGTCAATATTATACACATAATAAAATAATAGATGAACAGCATAAACAGATTATAGATTATGCTAATAAAGTGCATCATGCTCTATACAATAATGATAAAAATGAAGTTGATGAAGCATTTAAAGGTGCTATAGATTATACTAAATATCACTTCTCTGAAGAGCAGAAAATACAAATGCAAAATAAAGAGAATTATCCAAAAATAAAAGAACATTTTGAGGAACATAAAAAGTTTATTAAAGCTATTAATGAAGAATATGAAGCATTTAAAACTAGTTCTAATTGGCGAAATATTGCTGAAGATTTCTCTAGACTTCTAGCAAAGCTCTTAATAGAACATATTGGTGTTTGGGATAAAGAGTTTGTAAAAACTGCTGATATAAAAGATTATTAA
- a CDS encoding DUF4416 family protein has protein sequence MSKSIKQSKAVLVIALMYSESEIYNNTLNELINNFGNTKIIGEEYLFSHSHYYADEMGEDLKKRFIVFENMIERDYIVEVKKITDEIEKKYLDSNNNRKINIDPAILTLENFVLVTNKNFTHRIYLKDGVFADLTLIYKKKKGYTELPWTYADYSSNETKLFLKQIRELFYNKLIESSPFGSNWNN, from the coding sequence ATGAGTAAATCTATTAAACAATCAAAAGCAGTGCTTGTTATTGCATTAATGTATAGTGAATCTGAAATATATAATAATACTTTGAACGAACTAATAAACAATTTTGGAAACACTAAAATAATTGGAGAAGAGTATTTATTTTCTCATTCTCATTATTATGCTGATGAAATGGGAGAAGATTTAAAAAAAAGATTTATAGTATTTGAAAATATGATAGAGCGAGATTATATAGTAGAAGTAAAAAAAATAACTGATGAAATAGAAAAAAAATATTTAGACAGTAATAATAACAGAAAAATAAATATAGACCCTGCAATACTTACTTTAGAAAACTTTGTGCTAGTAACAAATAAAAACTTCACTCATAGAATATATTTAAAAGACGGAGTATTTGCTGATTTAACTCTAATATACAAAAAGAAAAAAGGATATACTGAACTACCTTGGACTTACGCAGACTATTCAAGCAATGAAACAAAGCTCTTTTTAAAACAAATAAGAGAGCTATTCTATAATAAATTAATAGAAAGCTCCCCATTTGGTTCAAACTGGAATAATTAA
- the yidD gene encoding membrane protein insertion efficiency factor YidD yields MLKKILLFLIFIYQKAISPYLKPSCRYIPSCSEYAKEAVIKYGAFKGSFLAIARVLRCNPLAKKIYDPVP; encoded by the coding sequence ATGCTTAAGAAAATATTATTGTTTTTAATTTTTATATATCAAAAAGCAATATCACCATATCTTAAGCCTTCTTGTAGGTATATTCCTTCTTGTTCTGAATATGCTAAAGAGGCTGTTATTAAATATGGTGCTTTTAAAGGCAGTTTTCTCGCTATAGCAAGAGTACTTAGGTGTAATCCCCTTGCTAAAAAAATATATGATCCTGTTCCATAA